One Phycisphaerales bacterium genomic window carries:
- a CDS encoding GC-type dockerin domain-anchored protein: MVKLISAWTAVGVAVLSGPVRGQCTPDWDRSIGQPGVDVASLRKGLAIADLGDGPEIVISGRFASVGGISANGNARWNPGDGWRTFGTSGLTSASGSVLGANVATNFRGDFVAGGGFAFADGEPVSGIARFEVSPEGGFWDSLNGGVNGQVLGLRTLEFEGEELLFVGGTFSAAGGGAVFSPGVAAWDGNEWRGFGDGVLGSVNDFMIYDDGSGPSLYIAGRFTLPTGGGANLARWNGSAFEAVGGGLSGGDNPRGNAMAVHDFGDGDELVVGGNFAQAGGVGAASIARWDGSAFAPVGDGFDNTVTALLVEDVGNGQKLYAGGSFVLSGSEAVFGFASWDGAGWRTVGDGVSGGAVPGIAAMAAYDEFGMGTSLVVTGGFSFAGFEDARNIALWTCGGGCRVDIDGDGSLTIFDFLGFQNLFDAGDLAADFDGDGELTIFDFLVFQNEFDAGCE, encoded by the coding sequence ATGGTGAAGCTGATTTCGGCGTGGACTGCGGTCGGTGTTGCCGTGCTCTCAGGTCCGGTGCGTGGTCAATGCACGCCAGACTGGGACCGATCCATCGGCCAGCCGGGCGTCGACGTCGCGAGCCTGCGTAAGGGTCTGGCGATCGCCGACCTGGGCGATGGGCCCGAGATCGTGATCAGCGGTCGATTCGCCTCGGTGGGCGGCATCTCGGCGAACGGCAATGCGCGATGGAACCCCGGCGACGGATGGCGCACCTTTGGAACCAGCGGGCTGACGAGCGCCAGCGGCAGCGTCCTGGGCGCCAACGTAGCGACCAACTTCCGAGGCGACTTCGTCGCCGGCGGCGGATTCGCATTTGCCGATGGCGAGCCGGTGAGCGGCATCGCCCGCTTCGAGGTCTCGCCAGAGGGCGGCTTCTGGGATTCACTCAATGGCGGCGTGAACGGTCAGGTGCTGGGCTTGCGCACGCTCGAGTTCGAGGGCGAGGAACTGTTGTTCGTGGGCGGTACGTTCTCGGCCGCCGGCGGAGGTGCGGTGTTCAGCCCGGGCGTGGCGGCGTGGGACGGTAACGAGTGGCGAGGCTTCGGCGACGGGGTCCTCGGCTCGGTCAACGATTTCATGATCTACGACGATGGCTCCGGCCCTTCGCTCTACATCGCCGGCCGCTTCACCCTGCCGACTGGCGGTGGAGCGAACCTGGCTCGATGGAACGGCTCGGCGTTCGAAGCGGTCGGCGGCGGGCTGAGCGGCGGTGACAATCCGCGCGGCAATGCCATGGCGGTGCATGACTTCGGCGATGGCGATGAACTCGTCGTCGGAGGCAACTTTGCGCAAGCCGGCGGCGTCGGTGCTGCATCAATCGCCCGATGGGATGGTTCTGCGTTCGCACCCGTGGGCGACGGATTCGACAATACCGTGACGGCGCTACTCGTCGAAGACGTTGGCAATGGCCAGAAGCTCTACGCCGGCGGCAGCTTCGTACTCTCGGGCAGCGAGGCGGTCTTCGGCTTTGCCTCTTGGGACGGTGCCGGGTGGCGGACCGTGGGCGACGGGGTCTCGGGCGGCGCGGTGCCAGGAATCGCGGCGATGGCGGCATACGACGAATTCGGTATGGGCACGTCGCTGGTCGTCACCGGCGGGTTCTCGTTCGCCGGCTTCGAAGATGCACGCAACATTGCCCTTTGGACGTGCGGCGGCGGCTGCCGCGTCGACATCGACGGCGACGGCTCCCTGACCATCTTCGACTTCCTGGGCTTCCAAAACCTCTTTGACGCGGGTGATCTCGCGGCCGACTTCGACGGCGACGGCGAGTTGACGATCTTCGACTTCCTCGTGTTCCAGAACGAGTTCGACGCCGGCTGCGAGTAG
- a CDS encoding DUF1579 domain-containing protein, which produces MDQPKPTPQHAWLSKLVGTWTYTGRGDMGPDQPPHEFSGTEVVRSMGGLWIVCEGAISMPDGSEGQTLMTLGYDPLASRFVGSWLGSMMTFMFRYDGALDEGGTVLTLDTMGPSMDPDAALGTMARFQDIIEQVSDTHRILRSRTVHDDGSRTQFMEAHYHRG; this is translated from the coding sequence ATGGATCAGCCCAAGCCCACGCCCCAGCACGCATGGCTCTCGAAACTCGTCGGCACGTGGACATACACCGGCCGCGGCGACATGGGCCCCGACCAGCCACCGCACGAGTTCTCGGGCACGGAAGTTGTTCGCTCGATGGGCGGCCTGTGGATCGTGTGCGAGGGCGCCATCTCTATGCCGGACGGCAGCGAGGGCCAGACGCTCATGACCCTGGGCTATGACCCGCTGGCCAGCCGCTTCGTCGGTTCGTGGCTTGGCTCGATGATGACCTTCATGTTTCGATATGACGGAGCCCTGGACGAAGGTGGCACCGTGTTGACTCTCGACACGATGGGACCGTCGATGGACCCCGATGCCGCCCTGGGCACCATGGCCCGCTTCCAGGACATCATCGAGCAGGTGAGCGATACGCACCGCATCCTGCGATCACGCACGGTGCACGACGATGGGTCCCGCACCCAGTTCATGGAAGCGCACTACCACCGCGGGTAG
- a CDS encoding glycosyltransferase yields MTGSTHASESPPRYRTLSVLMPVYNEARTLRTIVARVLSAPIDDLGLKIELVAVDDGSQDRSREILAELAEQDARIRVFHQHRNYGKGAAIRRAIEECTGDIAIVQDSDLEYDPADYPRMLRPILEGNADAVFGSRFAASEQRRVLLFWHSVANRFLTTVTNALNDINLTDMETCYKAVRTDILKQIPLKSDRFGIEPELTTRLAQWNARIYEVPISYHGRSYAEGKNITWKDGVQALWLLFKFRFFDKRFTTHDGYYMLESVRRARSYNRWLMSRFESYVGSRVLEAGCGIGNFTEQLLDRQRLICTDLDPYYAEIAGRRYAHLENVRASRIDLAEPEARDVIAQEQPDTVLAINVVEHVGDDLAMLKRYYDVLSPGGHAIVLAPAHDWLFSEYDRRLGHLRRYTRASLSERLKEAGFEVVQTQQFNRLGVLGWWASAKMGRKQLSPGQVKLFHRMLPVAKLVENIDSLPGLSVIAIGRKPARSPQSATPSGEEQADTSSQIEAKPSHTPVAART; encoded by the coding sequence ATGACAGGCAGCACGCATGCGTCGGAATCTCCCCCTCGCTACCGGACGTTGAGCGTCTTGATGCCCGTCTACAACGAGGCGCGAACGCTCCGGACGATCGTGGCGCGCGTGCTTTCGGCGCCGATCGATGATCTTGGCCTGAAGATCGAACTCGTCGCCGTGGATGACGGCAGCCAGGATCGTTCCCGTGAGATCCTGGCCGAACTGGCCGAGCAGGATGCGCGCATCCGCGTATTCCACCAGCATCGCAACTATGGCAAGGGCGCCGCCATCCGCCGCGCGATCGAGGAATGCACCGGCGACATCGCTATCGTGCAGGACAGCGACCTGGAGTACGACCCCGCGGATTATCCGCGGATGTTGCGTCCGATCCTGGAAGGCAACGCCGACGCGGTCTTTGGATCACGCTTTGCCGCCAGCGAGCAGCGGCGGGTGCTCCTCTTCTGGCACAGCGTGGCCAATCGCTTTCTGACGACGGTGACCAATGCGCTCAACGATATCAACTTGACCGACATGGAGACCTGCTACAAGGCGGTTCGAACCGACATCCTGAAGCAGATTCCTCTCAAGAGCGATCGGTTCGGCATCGAGCCCGAACTGACCACGCGACTCGCCCAGTGGAATGCGCGCATTTACGAGGTGCCGATCAGCTACCACGGCCGCAGCTATGCCGAGGGCAAGAACATCACCTGGAAGGACGGCGTGCAGGCGCTGTGGCTGCTCTTCAAGTTCCGCTTCTTCGACAAGCGATTCACCACCCACGACGGCTACTACATGCTCGAGAGCGTCCGCCGGGCCCGCAGCTACAACCGCTGGCTCATGTCCCGGTTCGAGTCATATGTCGGCTCCCGTGTGCTGGAGGCCGGTTGCGGAATCGGAAACTTCACCGAGCAGTTGCTCGATCGGCAGCGCCTGATCTGCACGGATCTGGATCCGTACTACGCCGAGATCGCCGGCCGCCGCTACGCGCACCTCGAGAACGTCCGCGCATCACGCATCGATCTGGCCGAGCCCGAGGCACGGGACGTCATTGCGCAGGAGCAGCCCGATACGGTGCTTGCGATCAACGTGGTAGAGCACGTGGGCGATGACCTGGCGATGCTGAAGCGTTACTACGACGTGCTGTCGCCCGGCGGGCACGCGATCGTGCTCGCGCCAGCGCACGACTGGCTGTTCTCCGAGTACGACCGTCGGCTGGGCCACCTGCGCCGCTACACGCGGGCCTCCCTGAGCGAGCGGCTGAAGGAGGCTGGCTTCGAAGTCGTGCAGACGCAGCAGTTCAATCGCCTGGGCGTGCTGGGCTGGTGGGCAAGCGCCAAGATGGGCCGCAAGCAGCTTTCGCCGGGTCAAGTGAAGCTCTTCCATCGAATGCTGCCGGTGGCCAAGCTCGTCGAGAATATCGACAGCTTGCCCGGGCTGAGCGTCATCGCAATCGGTCGTAAGCCGGCGCGGTCTCCGCAGAGCGCCACGCCCTCGGGCGAGGAACAGGCCGACACATCTTCTCAGATTGAGGCAAAGCCATCGCACACGCCCGTCGCCGCGCGCACGTGA
- a CDS encoding glutamine--tRNA ligase/YqeY domain fusion protein — translation MTSESAPSHPDSPARPRHFIEEAIEADVQAGRFGRPGDASVVRTRFPPEPNGYLHIGHAKSICLNFSLAAKYGGACNLRFDDTNPAKEEQEYVDAIVDDVRWLGFRWPGASDGDRIAGVVFASDYFDRMYEMARNLIEKGLAYVDEQSAEQIRETRGTLTEPGKVSPFRDRSVEENLDLFEKMKRGEFADGTRVLRAKIDMASPNINLRDPVMYRVVNKPHHRTGSTWHIYPMYDWAHGLEDAFEGITHSICTLEFEDHRPLYDWFIVAINKDNEHPIAHPRQIEFARWSPSYTVTSKRRLRELVEQGHVAGWDDPRMPTISGMRRRGVTPRSIRRFCEEGGVTKFNALIDIGRLENAVRDDLNERAPRRMCVLDPIKVTISNWAEHGDPDRTEWMDATNNPEDADAGVRRVPFTGTLYIERDDFMEDAPKKFFRLAPGREVRLRYGYWITCVDVVKTDGRVTELVCTYDPQTRGGDSPPPDAEGNVRKVKGTLHWVSAEHAVSARVHLFDRLFTVEQPDRRPKDAGEDWNFLQHVNPDSLRIVEAAMLEPHWPTTDGERASGTGSFEDGVERFQFERLGYFCLDRTSTADRPVFNRTVTLKDTWAKVAGRG, via the coding sequence ATGACTTCAGAATCCGCGCCGTCCCATCCCGATTCGCCCGCTCGGCCCAGGCACTTCATCGAGGAAGCCATCGAGGCCGACGTGCAGGCGGGGCGCTTCGGCCGGCCCGGTGATGCGAGCGTGGTGCGGACTCGGTTTCCGCCCGAGCCCAACGGCTACCTGCACATCGGGCACGCCAAGAGCATCTGCCTGAACTTCTCGCTGGCGGCCAAGTACGGCGGGGCCTGCAACCTCCGGTTCGACGATACCAACCCGGCCAAGGAGGAACAGGAATACGTCGACGCCATCGTCGACGATGTTCGCTGGCTGGGCTTTCGCTGGCCCGGCGCGAGCGACGGGGATCGCATCGCCGGCGTGGTCTTTGCGAGCGACTACTTCGATCGCATGTACGAGATGGCCCGCAACCTCATCGAGAAGGGGTTGGCCTACGTCGACGAGCAGTCAGCCGAGCAGATCCGAGAGACGAGAGGGACCCTGACCGAGCCAGGCAAGGTCAGCCCGTTCCGCGATCGATCGGTCGAAGAGAATTTGGACCTGTTCGAGAAGATGAAGCGGGGCGAGTTCGCCGATGGCACGCGGGTATTGCGTGCCAAGATCGACATGGCCTCGCCGAACATTAACCTGCGCGATCCGGTAATGTATCGCGTGGTGAACAAGCCGCACCATCGCACGGGCAGCACGTGGCACATCTACCCCATGTACGACTGGGCCCACGGGCTCGAGGACGCCTTCGAGGGCATCACCCACTCGATCTGCACGCTGGAGTTCGAGGACCATCGGCCGCTCTACGACTGGTTCATCGTTGCCATCAATAAGGACAATGAGCATCCCATCGCCCACCCGCGGCAGATCGAATTCGCCCGGTGGAGCCCCAGCTACACCGTGACCAGCAAGCGACGCCTGCGCGAGCTGGTCGAGCAGGGCCACGTGGCGGGCTGGGACGATCCGCGCATGCCCACCATCAGCGGCATGCGCCGTCGCGGCGTGACGCCACGGTCGATCCGGCGGTTCTGCGAAGAGGGCGGCGTCACCAAGTTCAACGCCCTGATCGACATCGGCCGGCTGGAGAACGCGGTCCGGGACGACCTCAATGAACGGGCGCCGCGGCGCATGTGCGTGCTGGATCCCATCAAGGTCACCATCAGCAATTGGGCCGAGCACGGCGACCCGGATCGAACGGAATGGATGGACGCCACGAACAACCCCGAGGACGCCGATGCGGGCGTTCGGCGCGTGCCGTTCACCGGAACGCTGTACATCGAGCGGGACGACTTCATGGAAGACGCTCCGAAGAAGTTCTTCCGGCTTGCGCCGGGGCGAGAGGTGCGGCTGCGGTACGGCTATTGGATCACGTGCGTGGACGTCGTCAAGACCGATGGCCGCGTGACCGAATTGGTGTGCACCTACGACCCGCAGACGCGTGGGGGTGATTCGCCGCCGCCCGACGCCGAGGGCAACGTGAGGAAGGTGAAGGGCACGCTGCATTGGGTGAGCGCCGAGCATGCGGTGTCCGCCCGAGTTCATCTGTTTGACCGTCTCTTTACCGTGGAGCAACCCGACCGCCGGCCCAAGGACGCGGGCGAGGACTGGAACTTCCTCCAGCACGTCAACCCCGATTCGCTGCGGATCGTGGAAGCGGCGATGCTCGAGCCGCACTGGCCGACGACCGACGGGGAGCGGGCCTCGGGTACGGGCTCGTTCGAGGACGGCGTCGAGCGGTTCCAGTTCGAGCGGCTGGGGTATTTCTGCCTCGATCGCACGTCGACCGCCGACCGGCCCGTGTTCAATCGTACGGTCACGCTGAAGGACACCTGGGCCAAGGTCGCAGGGCGGGGCTGA
- a CDS encoding SseB family protein: MRGEEAKAGSPAVDDQRLQALIDSLVENPKDEAAEREFWHLFCNLPGWVLLTTEEDARKATQDDRPDIQVQMFQDGDRALLPVFSSVERAKDVVAEHDLACVSMPPPAALAYMCGLRGRIDGFIVNPVPGKSGGFGHRLPDLCAFYRQERGVLPAGAIHCAIDHARNSKHPAAFFMVHEIIAGLEKIYVGVKDQGFAFVKEGEHLWLWAFSDAAMAVRACQQHEGLKMIEATPAELAERVEKAVAESEGRIKGVVLNHPENSMAIDMGLLKRAFETRG; the protein is encoded by the coding sequence ATGCGTGGCGAAGAGGCGAAGGCAGGATCCCCGGCGGTTGACGACCAGCGGCTGCAGGCATTGATCGATTCCCTGGTCGAGAACCCGAAGGACGAGGCGGCCGAGCGGGAATTCTGGCACCTGTTCTGCAATCTGCCGGGCTGGGTCTTGCTGACGACCGAGGAGGATGCCCGCAAGGCCACGCAGGACGATCGGCCGGACATCCAGGTCCAGATGTTCCAGGATGGTGATCGCGCCCTGCTTCCCGTGTTCTCTTCGGTGGAGCGGGCGAAAGACGTGGTCGCCGAGCACGATCTGGCGTGCGTCAGCATGCCGCCCCCCGCGGCTTTGGCGTATATGTGCGGACTTCGCGGCCGGATCGACGGCTTCATCGTAAATCCCGTGCCGGGCAAGTCGGGCGGGTTCGGGCATCGCCTGCCCGACCTGTGCGCGTTCTATCGCCAGGAGCGGGGCGTGCTCCCGGCCGGAGCGATCCACTGTGCGATCGACCATGCCCGTAACTCCAAGCACCCCGCGGCGTTCTTCATGGTCCACGAGATCATCGCCGGGCTGGAGAAGATCTACGTGGGCGTGAAGGACCAGGGCTTTGCCTTCGTGAAGGAGGGCGAGCATCTCTGGCTCTGGGCGTTCAGCGATGCCGCCATGGCCGTGCGGGCCTGCCAGCAGCACGAGGGGCTGAAGATGATCGAGGCCACGCCGGCCGAGCTGGCCGAGCGTGTCGAGAAGGCCGTGGCCGAGAGCGAGGGGCGGATCAAGGGCGTCGTGCTGAACCACCCGGAGAACTCGATGGCGATCGATATGGGGCTGCTCAAGCGGGCCTTCGAGACGCGGGGCTGA
- a CDS encoding holo-ACP synthase has product MILGHGVDLTEVQRVRRSVERFGDRFLERVFTEAERAYASDGPRRYERLAARFAAKEAVFKALGTGWAEGAGWKDIEVVRAASGRPSIVLHGRAKEMSSAMGVKWWHLSLTHTGQMAMASVVAEG; this is encoded by the coding sequence ATGATCCTGGGCCACGGCGTCGACCTGACCGAGGTGCAGCGTGTGCGTCGGTCGGTGGAGCGATTCGGCGATCGATTCCTCGAACGGGTGTTTACCGAGGCAGAGCGTGCGTACGCCAGCGATGGCCCGCGGCGGTACGAGCGGCTGGCTGCTCGGTTTGCGGCCAAGGAAGCCGTGTTCAAGGCCCTGGGCACGGGCTGGGCGGAGGGCGCCGGCTGGAAAGACATCGAAGTGGTGCGAGCCGCCAGCGGTCGGCCGTCGATCGTACTGCACGGTCGGGCGAAGGAAATGTCATCGGCGATGGGTGTCAAGTGGTGGCACCTCTCGCTGACGCATACGGGCCAGATGGCCATGGCGTCGGTGGTGGCCGAGGGATAG
- a CDS encoding zinc ribbon domain-containing protein yields MPTYDYRCNACEHEFELFQSMSESPKRTCPKCGKRKLERLIGTGAALLFKGSGFYQTDYRSESYKKAQSADKPESKADSKPDAKSDTKPDKKTEKKSDTKKADKKPKASTA; encoded by the coding sequence ATGCCAACGTATGACTATCGCTGCAACGCTTGCGAGCACGAGTTCGAGCTCTTTCAGAGCATGAGCGAGAGCCCCAAGCGAACCTGCCCCAAGTGTGGCAAGCGCAAGCTCGAGCGGCTGATCGGCACCGGCGCCGCGCTGCTCTTCAAGGGTTCGGGGTTCTATCAGACCGATTACCGCAGCGAGAGCTACAAGAAGGCGCAGAGCGCCGACAAGCCCGAGAGCAAGGCGGATTCGAAGCCTGACGCCAAGAGCGACACCAAACCCGACAAGAAGACAGAGAAGAAATCCGACACGAAGAAGGCCGACAAGAAGCCCAAGGCCTCGACGGCATGA
- a CDS encoding nucleotide exchange factor GrpE: MAEHETVDRDQDNDGPPASFDDIIRDESGNLDADDAHAFFEKLSSDLAEMESRWKHSLADFQNFQRRASGNEIEARSRGVRDVCESMLGALDSFDLALSQDPSSMTVEQLFKAIETIRAEAMKAMARHGVLPIQPAVGDEFNPGHHEAVMQQAAEGVGPGCVSQVFQAGYAMGDRVLRPAKVAVTPGEE, translated from the coding sequence ATGGCCGAACACGAGACAGTTGATCGCGATCAGGACAATGATGGCCCGCCGGCCAGCTTCGACGACATCATCCGCGATGAATCGGGGAACCTGGATGCCGACGATGCGCACGCGTTCTTCGAGAAGTTGTCCAGCGATCTGGCCGAGATGGAGAGCCGTTGGAAGCACTCGCTGGCGGACTTCCAGAATTTCCAGCGCCGTGCGTCGGGCAACGAGATCGAGGCTCGGTCTCGCGGCGTGCGCGATGTGTGCGAATCGATGCTCGGTGCGCTGGACAGCTTCGATCTCGCGCTGTCGCAGGATCCGTCCAGCATGACGGTCGAGCAGCTCTTCAAGGCCATCGAGACCATCCGGGCCGAGGCGATGAAGGCGATGGCCCGCCACGGGGTGCTGCCTATCCAGCCGGCGGTGGGCGACGAGTTCAACCCCGGGCATCACGAGGCCGTGATGCAGCAGGCGGCCGAGGGCGTGGGCCCGGGCTGCGTGTCCCAGGTGTTCCAGGCCGGCTACGCGATGGGCGACCGCGTGCTCCGGCCGGCCAAGGTGGCCGTGACGCCGGGCGAAGAGTAA
- the dnaJ gene encoding molecular chaperone DnaJ, translated as MPTTRDYYEILGLERDASEDDIKRAYRRLALKYHPDRNPDDAEAETKFKEAAEAYEVLGDASKKARYDQYGHEGLRGQGGASHDFSHMNVEDIFSMFSDIFGGGGFGGMGGGRGGRQRVARGYDLETEVEIELKDVLTGTERDVEFTRLDVCDTCTGSGAKLGSDPQTCPTCEGQGKVQQAGMGGMFRMVTACPSCRGRGTIIKEHCPTCKGKGRVPRKRVLSVRIPAGIHEGQAVRVQGEGEPPPPEASPSGAGVRGDLHVVVRVDEHDMFKRDGDHLLMELPIGFTQAALGTEMDVPTLTGKVKQTVPKATQHGTLFRLHGEGLPNLRSGRRGDLVLVTRVEIPKKLSEKQEKLLREFAETEDQSVMPESHGFLKKIRDLF; from the coding sequence ATGCCCACCACCCGCGACTACTACGAGATTCTCGGCCTCGAGCGTGATGCGTCGGAGGACGACATCAAGCGGGCCTATCGCCGGCTGGCGCTGAAGTATCATCCGGATCGCAACCCGGACGATGCCGAGGCGGAGACGAAGTTCAAGGAAGCGGCCGAGGCGTACGAAGTGCTCGGCGACGCCAGCAAGAAGGCCCGCTACGACCAGTACGGGCACGAGGGCCTGCGCGGGCAGGGTGGGGCGTCGCACGACTTCAGCCACATGAACGTCGAGGACATCTTCTCGATGTTCAGCGACATCTTCGGCGGCGGCGGGTTCGGCGGCATGGGCGGCGGTCGGGGTGGTCGCCAGCGCGTGGCGCGAGGGTACGACCTCGAGACCGAGGTCGAGATCGAACTGAAGGACGTGCTGACCGGCACCGAGCGCGACGTCGAGTTCACGCGGCTCGACGTGTGCGACACGTGCACCGGCAGCGGCGCCAAGCTCGGCAGCGATCCGCAGACATGCCCGACGTGCGAGGGGCAGGGTAAGGTGCAGCAGGCGGGCATGGGCGGCATGTTCCGCATGGTGACGGCCTGCCCGAGTTGCCGGGGTCGGGGCACGATCATCAAGGAGCACTGCCCGACTTGCAAGGGCAAGGGTCGGGTGCCGCGCAAGCGCGTGCTGAGCGTTCGCATTCCCGCGGGCATCCATGAGGGCCAGGCCGTGCGCGTGCAGGGCGAGGGCGAGCCGCCACCGCCCGAGGCTTCGCCCAGCGGCGCGGGCGTGCGGGGTGATCTGCACGTCGTGGTGCGCGTCGACGAGCACGACATGTTCAAGCGTGACGGCGATCACCTGTTGATGGAGTTGCCCATTGGCTTCACGCAAGCGGCGCTGGGCACCGAGATGGACGTGCCAACGCTTACCGGCAAGGTGAAGCAGACCGTGCCCAAGGCGACCCAGCACGGCACGCTGTTCCGCCTGCACGGCGAGGGACTGCCAAACCTGCGCAGCGGGCGGCGGGGAGACCTGGTGCTGGTGACGCGCGTCGAGATTCCCAAGAAGCTCAGCGAGAAGCAGGAGAAGCTTCTTCGCGAGTTTGCCGAGACCGAAGACCAGAGCGTGATGCCCGAGAGCCACGGCTTCCTCAAGAAGATCCGGGACCTGTTCTGA
- the groL gene encoding chaperonin GroEL (60 kDa chaperone family; promotes refolding of misfolded polypeptides especially under stressful conditions; forms two stacked rings of heptamers to form a barrel-shaped 14mer; ends can be capped by GroES; misfolded proteins enter the barrel where they are refolded when GroES binds), giving the protein MSHKQVMFENDALLEMKQGVDRLADAVKCTMGPAGRNVVIQKSFGNPQVTKDGVSVAREIELHEPFASMGAKMVHQVAKKTNDKAGDGTTTATVLAQAIFTAGLKHIAAGANAVQVQRGVNGAAQAASTAIEGFAVKCKGKDDYRKVATVSANHDASVGELIAEAINKVGAEGVVEVEEGRGNETELEFVEGMQFDKGYMSPYFMTDPKSGECVLEDCLILIHEKKIANLTDLLPLLNKAVSAGKPLLIIAEDMENEALATLVINRLRGSLKIAAVKAPGFGDRRKAMLQDIGILTGGTFFAEDLGRSLESIELTELGKAKKVVITKDETTIIEGAGKKKDITARAEQIKAQHEASTSEYDREKLMERHAKLTGGVCIIHVGGSSEAEMKQRKDLVEDALAATRAAAKEGYVAGGGVALLRTQDAIEAARKKAKGDEQIGYDIVYDAVESCVRQIAENAGYDGDLVVENVRESKANEGFDAATGEYLDLVKAGIIDAALVPRTALVNAASVAGLMLTTDVLVTELKDEAEPVVGAVS; this is encoded by the coding sequence GTGTCCCACAAGCAAGTCATGTTCGAGAACGATGCTCTGCTCGAGATGAAGCAGGGCGTCGATCGTCTGGCCGACGCCGTCAAGTGCACGATGGGGCCGGCTGGCCGGAACGTCGTGATCCAGAAGAGTTTTGGCAACCCGCAGGTGACCAAGGACGGCGTGAGCGTGGCTCGTGAGATCGAGCTCCACGAGCCGTTTGCGTCGATGGGCGCCAAGATGGTGCACCAGGTGGCCAAGAAGACCAACGACAAGGCCGGCGACGGCACGACCACCGCGACGGTGCTGGCCCAGGCCATCTTCACCGCTGGCCTCAAGCACATTGCGGCGGGCGCCAACGCCGTGCAGGTGCAGCGTGGCGTGAACGGCGCCGCCCAGGCGGCCAGCACGGCCATCGAGGGCTTCGCCGTTAAGTGCAAGGGCAAGGACGATTACCGCAAGGTGGCCACCGTGTCGGCCAACCACGACGCGTCGGTGGGCGAGCTCATCGCCGAGGCCATCAACAAGGTCGGGGCCGAGGGCGTGGTCGAGGTCGAGGAAGGCCGCGGCAACGAGACCGAGCTGGAGTTCGTCGAGGGCATGCAGTTCGACAAGGGCTACATGTCGCCCTACTTCATGACCGATCCCAAGAGCGGCGAGTGCGTGCTCGAGGACTGCCTGATCCTCATCCATGAGAAGAAGATCGCCAACCTGACCGATCTGCTGCCGCTCCTGAACAAGGCCGTGTCGGCCGGCAAGCCGCTGCTGATCATCGCCGAGGACATGGAGAACGAGGCGCTGGCGACGCTGGTGATCAACCGCCTGCGCGGTTCGCTGAAGATCGCGGCTGTCAAGGCGCCCGGATTCGGCGACCGTCGCAAGGCGATGCTGCAGGACATCGGCATCCTCACCGGCGGCACGTTCTTCGCCGAGGACCTGGGCCGCAGCCTCGAGTCGATCGAGCTGACCGAGCTTGGCAAGGCCAAGAAGGTCGTCATCACCAAGGACGAGACGACCATCATCGAGGGCGCGGGCAAGAAGAAGGACATCACCGCCCGGGCCGAGCAGATCAAGGCTCAGCACGAGGCCTCGACCAGCGAGTACGACCGCGAGAAGCTGATGGAGCGGCATGCCAAGCTGACCGGCGGCGTGTGCATCATCCACGTCGGCGGCTCGAGCGAGGCGGAGATGAAGCAGCGCAAGGACCTCGTCGAGGACGCGCTGGCGGCGACGCGCGCGGCGGCCAAGGAGGGCTATGTCGCTGGCGGCGGCGTCGCGCTGCTGCGGACGCAGGACGCCATCGAGGCGGCCCGCAAGAAGGCTAAGGGCGACGAGCAGATCGGCTACGACATCGTCTACGACGCGGTGGAAAGCTGCGTGCGGCAGATCGCCGAGAACGCCGGCTACGACGGCGACCTCGTCGTCGAGAACGTGCGCGAGAGCAAGGCCAACGAGGGCTTCGACGCGGCGACCGGCGAGTACCTTGACCTGGTGAAGGCCGGCATCATCGACGCGGCGCTCGTGCCCCGCACGGCGCTGGTGAACGCGGCGTCGGTGGCGGGGTTGATGCTGACCACTGATGTGCTGGTGACCGAGTTGAAGGATGAGGCCGAGCCGGTGGTGGGGGCGGTTTCGTAA
- a CDS encoding co-chaperone GroES produces MNVKPLDDRIVVRPSAQETKTQSGIFLPETSKERPMTGKVIAVGPGRRLDNGERAKPTVKKGDTVVFGKYAGTEVEVKGDEHLILRESELLGILDG; encoded by the coding sequence ATGAACGTCAAACCCCTCGATGACAGAATCGTCGTTCGCCCCTCGGCCCAGGAGACCAAGACCCAGTCGGGTATCTTTTTGCCCGAAACGAGCAAGGAGCGGCCCATGACCGGCAAGGTCATCGCTGTTGGGCCCGGCCGCCGCCTGGACAACGGCGAGCGGGCCAAGCCCACCGTGAAGAAGGGCGACACCGTGGTGTTCGGCAAGTACGCCGGCACCGAGGTGGAGGTGAAGGGCGATGAGCACCTGATCCTGCGCGAGAGCGAGTTGCTCGGCATCCTGGACGGCTGA